A portion of the Ricinus communis isolate WT05 ecotype wild-type chromosome 10, ASM1957865v1, whole genome shotgun sequence genome contains these proteins:
- the LOC8283029 gene encoding mediator of RNA polymerase II transcription subunit 33A → MEQEKKREMMVEDKILETIKACEQRQEGPLVMGMEVAKCLVSLGISVPSPELGQVLVSYLCFQNNHPSLWKFLQQSLSSRLVSSLHVLSLLSSRVIPNRRSQPEAYRLYLELLSRFLFSADTIGDDARKEKIIKSVDVALKLSQTYGVQILDLGHVLVLFFFSIVVGLIDSTFNDWGLLLKSPNVQCGPFGNDDNQDMDVDARGNFNMGRHEHREVLRKTNPIFAIEVLLKLTESRKAMVLLRVVHSNMPDIFNGLLQRLLFCKANELASSNMESANQLLERLFANIQRVYNFEYQLNQQQIIQMLIDTKPCKPMAYCNLESEKSASWVSFDIYMENIMDGKQLHIRSSIAILRETIKTLQVLNRASWQETFLALWLSALRLVQRERDPVEGPIPHLESRLCILLTIVPLAIANILEDETKSCSSALQGAGTSGHMETRFQCQVEGNGQISRKHGLISALQVLGDFSGLLCPPASVVGAANAAAIKAASFISNSKNAKSGLGGGNHIDASVNAGGNMRHLIVEACIARNLIDASAYFWPGYVPAAAISMSDLPPLQKSPWLTFMEGSALNNSLVNSLLTTPATSLAEIEKLYHIALNGSAEQSAAAKILCGASLTRGWNIQEHVVHYLVKLLSPPVPSTHSGLRSHLVDYAPMLSAILFGASSIDNVHILSLHGVIPEFAASLMPICETFGSLMPTSTNVSSTCDEPSFYMVFSAAFLFLLRLWKFYRPSVEQWLTGGGTLGSEITLEYLLMLRNRRIASKNSAALGEINSVNSDSVQIESISDKPVYVDFYPKLRAWYCQNKSCVASTLSGLSTGNPVHQVANKILNMIYSKMTRIGTSPGNSSTLSSNSLCGSSSSSGEDPYQRPMLPAWEVLEAVPFVLEAILTACAHGRLSSRDLTTGLRDLIDFLPASLGGIISYFAAEVTRGTWKPVPMNGTDWPSPAAVLSSVESEMREILSAAGVDFPTFSSRHLPVMLPLPMAALVSLTITFKLNKGLDYLHVVVGPALENCASGCPWPSVPIIGSLWAQKVRRWHDYIVVSCARSVFRQNKEAVSKLLRSCFSSFLGSVNVSSPLLTNQCSIGGLLGNTIPSACGSLAPGFLYLRSCRTIQDIQYVNGVIIGLVGEHARESAARWANTSSSRLKSSQASLNLAAAKAREAATLGASLLCISGGMNLVQELYLETIPTWLLSSKAVKHGEMSVVSRIVEGYAMAYMLVLSGSLVWGAGSKSPSWALSRRAHIVGSHMDFLAGVLEGHISLGCHPATWKAYFSCLVRLLASFAPAWIQEVRLETMKKLANGLRGWYETELAISLLERGGVAAIGLVAELVNVLD, encoded by the exons ATGGAGCAggagaagaagagagaaatgATGGTGGAAGATAAAATCTTAGAAACAATCAAAGCATGTGAACAGCGACAAGAAGGTCCTTTAGTAATGGGGATGGAAGTAGCAAAATGCCTAGTCTCTTTAGGAATAAGCGTACCTAGTCCTGAATTAGGGCAAGTTCTGGTTTCTTATCTTTGCTTCCAGAATAATCACCCTTCTCTATGGAAGTTTCTTCAACAATCTCTTTCTTCTCGTCTCGTTTCTTCTCTGCACGTTCTCTCGCTTCTCTCTTCCAG AGTAATTCCAAATCGACGCTCGCAACCGGAGGCTTATAGACTGTACCTTGAATTACTTAGTCGATTCTTGTTTTCAGCTGATACAATTGGTGATGATGCTCGTAAAGAGAA GATAATAAAGTCGGTTGATGTTGCTCTAAAGCTTTCTCAAACTTATGGAGTTCAGATTCTGGATCTTGGGCATGTCCTGGTGCTGTTCTTTTTTAGTATTGTTGTTGGCTTGATTGACAGCACATTCAATGACTGGGGATTACTACTGAAGTCTCCAAATGTACAATGTGGACCATTTGGAAATGATGATAACCAGGATATGGATGTTGATGCCAGAGGGAATTTTAATATGGGAAGACATGAGCATCGTGAAGTTTTAAGGAAAACTAATCCTATCTTTGCAATAGAGGTTCTGCTAAAATTAACAGAAAGTAGAAAGGCAATGGTTCTACTCCGTGTTGTTCACTCAAACAT gcCTGATATATTCAACGGGCTCCTGCAAAGGCTGTTGTTTTGTAAAGCCAATGAATTGGCATCCTCCAATATGGAATCCGCAAACCAGCTTTTGGAAAGATTATTCGCCAATATTCAGAGggtttataattttgaatacCAGTTAAACCAGCAGCAGATTATTCAGATGCTTATTGATACCAAACCATGCAAGCCTATGGCTTATTGCAATTTAGAATCTGAGAAATCTGCTTCTTGGGTTTCCTTTGATATTTACATGGAGAATATAATGGACGGGAAGCAACTTCACATTAGATCATCTATTGCTATACTTAGAG AAACAATTAAGACACTCCAAGTGCTTAACCGTGCAAGCTGGCAGGAAACTTTCTTAGCACTCTGGCTTTCAGCTCTTCGGCTTGTGCAACGA GAACGTGACCCTGTGGAAGGTCCTATTCCACATCTTGAGTCTCGTCTTTGCATCCTTTTGACTATTGTCCCCTTGGCAATTGCTAATATATTGGAGGATGAGACCAAATCTTGTTCCTCTGCGCTTCAGGGAGCTGGAACATCTGGACACATGGAGACTAGGTTTCAGTGTCAGGTGGAGGGGAATGGTCAAATTTCAAGGAAACATGGACTTATTTCAGCTCTTCAGGTCCTTGGAGACTTCTCTGGTCTCTTATGCCCTCCTGCATCTGTCGTTGGCGCAGCAAATGCTGCAGCTATAAAGGCAGCAAGTTTCATTTCCAATTCCAAAAATGCAAAAAGTGGTTTAGGTGGTGGTAATCATATTGATGCTTCTGTCAATGCAG GTGGTAACATGAGGCACCTCATAGTAGAAGCCTGCATTGCAAGAAATCTAATTGATGCATCAGCATATTTTTGGCCTGGCTATGTACCTGCTGCAGCAATTTCAATGTCAGATTTACCACCGCTTCAAAAATCTCCTTGGTTAACATTTATGGAGGGATCAGCACTGAATAATTCTCTTGTAAATTCACTTCTCACGACTCCTGCTACCAG TTTAGCAGAGATAGAGAAGTTATATCATATTGCATTAAATGGGTCAGCAGAGCAGTCAGCAGCTGCAAAAATTCTATGCGGTGCATCGCTAACTCGTGGATGGAATATTCAG GAGCATGTAGTGCACTATTTGGTCAAGCTTCTTTCTCCTCCTGTACCTTCTACACACAGCGGACTAAGGAGTCACTTGGTTGACTATGCTCCTATGCTCAGTGCCATTCTTTTTGGAGCTTCATCAATTGATAATGTCCATATACTTTCTTTGCATGGCGTT ATTCCTGAATTTGCTGCTTCTTTAATGCCTATTTGCGAGACATTTGGGTCGCTTATGCCTACGTCAACTAATGTATCTAGTACATGTGATGAGCCCTCATTTTACATGGTTTTTTCTGctgcttttctctttcttcttcgtCTATGGAAATTCTATAGACCCTCTGTTGAGCAGTGGTTGACGGGAGGAGGAACCTTGGGAAGTGAGATTACTTTGGAGTATCTTTTAATGTTGCGCAACAGACGCATTGCCTCAAAAAATTCTGCTGCTTTGGGTGAAATCAACAGTGTTAACAGTGATTCGGTCCAAATTGAATCCATATCAGATAAGCCTGTATATGTTGACTTTTATCCTAAATTACGAGCTTGGTATTGTCAAAACAAGTCGTGTGTAGCTTCAACACTGTCTGGGCTTTCTACTGGAAATCCTGTTCATCAGGTTGCTAACAAAATCTTAAACATGATTTACTCAAAAATGACTAGAATCGGAACCTCTCCGGGAAATTCCTCAACTCTATCAAGCAACAGCTTATGCGGGTCCTCCTCAAGTAGTGGTGAAGATCCTTATCAGAGACCAATGCTTCCTGCATGGGAAGTGTTGGAGGCTGTTCCTTTCGTTCTTGAGGCTATATTAACAGCTTGTGCTCATGGAAGGCTTTCATCTCGGGACTTGACAACAG GTCTGAGAGACCTCATTGACTTTCTTCCTGCATCTCTTGGAGGCATTATCAGTTACTTTGCTGCAGAAGTAACTCGGGGCACATGGAAACCAGTTCCAATGAATGGAACAGATTGGCCTAGTCCCGCAGCTGTCCTATCATCTGTCGAATCTGAAATGAGAGAAATTCTTTCTGCTGCAGGAGTTGATTTTCCGACCTTTTCTTCCA GGCATTTGCCTGTCATGCTTCCATTGCCAATGGCAGCTCTGGTCAGCTTAACTATCACTTTCAAACTCAACAAAGGCCTCGACTACCTTCATGTTGTAGTTGGGCCAGCGTTGGAGAATTGCGCATCAGGTTGCCCCTGGCCTAGCGTTCCAATAATTGGCTCTCTGTGGGCCCAAAAGGTCCGTCGCTGGCATGACTACATAGTTGTATCATGTGCTCGCTCTGTTTTCAGGCAAAATAAAGAAGCCGTCTCTAAGCTTTTAAGAAGTTGCTTCTCCTCATTCCTCGGATCAGTTAATGTTTCATCGCCTTTGTTGACCAATCAATGCAGCATAGGGGGTCTATTGGGAAATACTATTCCGAGTGCTTGTGGATCCCTGGCTCCtggatttctttaccttcgcTCTTGTCGGACGATACAAGATATTCAATATGTGAATGGTGTGATCATAGGTCTTGTAGGAGAGCATGCCAGGGAATCAGCTGCGAGATGGGCAAACACAAGCTCCTCACGCCTGAAGTCTAGCCAAGCATCTCTGAACCTAGCAGCTGCAAAGGCAAGGGAAGCAGCCACACTGGGTGCAAGCCTCTTATGCATTTCAGGGGGGATGAATCTCGTCCAGGAACTCTACCTGGAGACGATACCCACCTGGTTACTCTCATCCAAAGCCGTGAAACATGGTGAGATGAGTGTTGTATCTCGGATTGTGGAAGGATATGCAATGGCTTACATGTTGGTCCTGTCAGGGTCATTAGTATGGGGGGCTGGGAGTAAATCTCCATCATGGGCATTGTCTAGAAGGGCGCACATTGTCGGCTCCCACATGGACTTTTTGGCAGGGGTATTGGAGGGACACATATCGCTTGGCTGTCATCCAGCCACTTGGAAAGCTTATTTCTCTTGTTTAGTTCGCTTGCTGGCAAGTTTTGCTCCAGCCTGGATACAAGAAGTGAGGCTGGAAACTATGAAGAAGTTGGCCAATGGATTGAGAGGATGGTATGAAACTGAGTTGGCTATCTCTCTGCTCGAAAGAGGTGGGGTTGCAGCCATTGGCCTTGTAGCCGAGCTAGTAAATGTTTTGGATTGA